A single genomic interval of Labrus mixtus chromosome 6, fLabMix1.1, whole genome shotgun sequence harbors:
- the LOC132976011 gene encoding uncharacterized protein LOC132976011 → MRLIKPLTSLDGDISMRHLHSDYDSSKSSNWRLLSFFSDVFRGVKTVRRLRSRLINLSHPGSSCLRLPFLSRCQAVFSNIGDVFSGRGAFTDSECQGDVVMKRAEILHGAASRRLNPRGEISDSHREVLRLSPKPLSLSLSLSLSLSVSVSLSLSLSLSLSLSLSLFLSFSLPLSVSVSLSLSLFLSFSLPLPLSLSLSLSLCLCLSVSLSLFLSPSPSLSLSLSLSLSLSLCLSLSLSLSLSLSLSLSLSLSLCLSLSFSLSLFLSPSPSLSLSLSLCLCLSVSLSLFLSFSLPLPLSLSLSLCLSVSLSLSLFLSFSLPLPLSLSLSLSVSVSLSLCLSLSLSLSVSLSLSLSLCLSLSLSLSLSLSLSLSLSLSLSLCLSLCLSLSLSLCLSLSLSLSLSLSLSPSLSLSLPLSLSLSLSLPAWSHRVHRFRSEGADSPPLAAIKVKFSR, encoded by the coding sequence atgAGATTAATCAAACCCTTAACGAGCCTTGATGGAGATATCTCGATGCGTCATCTTCATTCAGACTACGACTCCTCAAAGAGCTCAAACTGGCggcttctttctttcttttccgaTGTATTTAGAGGAGTAAAAACTGTCAGACGTCTTCGTTCCCGTCTCATAAACCTGTCGCACCCCGGCTCATCATGTCTGCGTCTGCCCTTTCTGTCCCGGTGTCAGGCCGTGTTTTCAAATATTGGAGACGTTTTCAGTGGCAGAGGAGCTTTTACTGACTCTGAATGTCAAGGTGACGTCGTGATGAAGAGAGCTGAAATACTGCACGGTGCTGCCAGTCGACGGTTAAATCCCAGAGGGGAGATTTCAGACTCTCACAGAGAAGTTCTCAGACTCTCTCCTAaacccctctctctgtctctctctctctctctctctctctctgtctctgtctctctctctctctctctctctctgtctctctctctgtctctctctctctttctctctttctctctccctctctctgtctctgtctctctgtctctctctctctttctctctttctctctccctctccctctctctctctctctctctctctctctctgtctctgtctctctgtctctctttctctctttctctctccctctccctctctctctctctctctctctctctctctgtctctctctctctgtctctctctctctctctctctgtctctctctctctctctctctctgtctctgtctctgtctctctgtctctctctctctttctctctttctctctttctctctccctctccctctctctctctctctctctctctctgtctctgtctctctgtctctctttctctctttctctctttctctctccctctccctctctctctctctctctctctctgtctctctgtctctctctctctttctctctttctctctttctctctccctctccctctctctctctctctctctctctctgtctctgtctctctgtctctctgtctctctctctctctctctctctctgtctctctctctctgtctctctctctctgtctctctctctctctctctctgtctctctctctctctctgtctctctctctctctctgtctctctctctctgtctctctctctgtctctctctctctctctctctctgtctctctctctctctgtctctctccctctctctctctctctctccctctctgtctctctctctccctctctctctctctctatctctctctctccctgcctggTCTCACAGAGTCCACAGATTCAGGTCAGAGGGAGCTGACAGTCCGCCGTTAGCAGCTATTAAAGTAAAGTTCAGCAGATAA